A single genomic interval of Homo sapiens chromosome 15, GRCh38.p14 Primary Assembly harbors:
- the CYP11A1 gene encoding cholesterol side-chain cleavage enzyme, mitochondrial isoform b (isoform b is encoded by transcript variant 2) has translation MAPEATKNFLPLLDAVSRDFVSVLHRRIKKAGSGNYSGDISDDLFRFAFESITNVIFGERQGMLEEVVNPEAQRFIDAIYQMFHTSVPMLNLPPDLFRLFRTKTWKDHVAAWDVIFSKADIYTQNFYWELRQKGSVHHDYRGILYRLLGDSKMSFEDIKANVTEMLAGGVDTTSMTLQWHLYEMARNLKVQDMLRAEVLAARHQAQGDMATMLQLVPLLKASIKETLRLHPISVTLQRYLVNDLVLRDYMIPAKTLVQVAIYALGREPTFFFDPENFDPTRWLSKDKNITYFRNLGFGWGVRQCLGRRIAELEMTIFLINMLENFRVEIQHLSDVGTTFNLILMPEKPISFTFWPFNQEATQQ, from the exons ATGGCTCCAGAGGCCACCAAGAACTTTTTGCCCCTGTTGGATGCAGTGTCTCGGGACTTCGTCAGTGTCCTGCACAGGCGCATCAAGAAGGCGGGCTCCGGAAATTACTCGGGGGACATCAGTGATGACCTGTTCCGCTTTGCCTTTGAGT CCATCACTAACGTCATTTTTGGGGAGCGCCAGGGGATGCTGGAGGAAGTAGTGAACCCCGAGGCCCAGCGATTCATTGATGCCATCTACCAGATGTTCCACACCAGCGTCCCCATGCTCAACCTTCCCCCAGACCTGTTCCGTCTGTTCAGGACCAAGACCTGGAAGGACCATGTGGCTGCATGGGACGTGATTTTCAGTAAAG CTGACATATACACCCAGAACTTCTACTGGGAATTGAGACAGAAAGGAAGTGTTCACCACGATTACCGTGGCATCCTCTACAGActcctgggagacagcaagatgTCCTTCGAGGACATCAAGGCCAACGTCACAGAGATGCTGGCAGGAGGGGTGGACACG ACGTCCATGACCCTGCAGTGGCACTTGTATGAGATGGCACGCAACCTGAAGGTGCAGGATATGCTGCGGGCAGAGGTCTTGGCTGCGCGGCACCAGGCCCAGGGAGACATGGCCACGATGCTACAGCTGGTCCCCCTCCTCAAAGCCAGCATCAAGGAGACACTAAG ACTTCACCCCATCTCCGTGACCCTGCAGAGATATCTTGTAAATGACTTGGTTCTTCGAGATTACATGATTCCTGCCAAG ACACTGGTGCAAGTGGCCATCTATGCTCTGGGCCGAGAGCCCACCTTCTTCTTCGACCCGGAAAATTTTGACCCAACCCGATGGCTGAGCAAAGACAAGAACATCACCTACTTCCGGAACTTGGGCTTTGGCTGGGGTGTGCGGCAGTGTCTGGGACGGCGGATCGCTGAGCTAGAGATGACCATCTTCCTCATCAAT ATGCTGGAGAACTTCAGAGTTGAAATCCAACACCTCAGCGATGTGGGCACCACATTCAACCTCATTCTGATGCCTGAAAAGCCCATCTCCTTCACCTTCTGGCCCTTTAACCAGGAAGCAACCCAGCAGTGA